The DNA segment CAAGTACGAAAAGCAGCTCGGGCGCGCCGGGATGCGGTTTTCCAAGGGCGCGATGCGCACGCTCGTCAGCTACGCCTGGCCGGGCAACGTGCGCGAGCTGGAGAACACGGTCGAGCGCGCGGCGATTCTCGCCGAGACCGATGTTATCCACGCCCACGACCTGCCCGACAAACTCTCCGACAAATCGGTGGCGACGCCGGTCGGCGACGGTTCGGGGATGACGCTGGAGGAGCTCGAGCGCGAGCACATCCGCCGCGTCCTCACGCGCGTCCAGGGCGACAAGGTGCGCGCGGCGCAGGCGCTCGGCATCCATCTCTCCACCCTCTACCGCAAGGTCCAACGCTACCGGCTCGAAGGCGTGGGCGCGGCAGCGGCCGCCCCGGCCTCAGCCGCGCCGGGCGGCGCGGCTCCGGTGCGCGGGCAGGCGGGGTAGCAATCGAACAGGGCGCGCGATAAACTTTAGCGAGCGCGGAATCTGTTGAGCCGCGCGGAGAAAACCATGGACATTTTCGCTCCATCCCATCTGCTGATTCTGCTGGTCATCATTCTGATTATTTTCGGGCCGAGCAAACTCGGCGACGTGGGCGGCGCGCTGGGCAAGGCGATCAAGGACTTCAAACGCGCGATGAACGAACCCGACGCGCAGACGCCGCAGGCGCAGAAGAGCGCCGAGGCCAAGCCCCCCACTGAGGCCAACCCGGCTAAGCCCGCGTAGTCGCGTAACCAGGTCCCACCCGCGGCCGGTGGCCGACAGAACCTTCCCACCGCTGCAAGCCGGCGTAACCTGCAATCTGCTCTCCCTTTCGTCATCCTGAACGAAGTTTGCGAAGTGAAGGATCCCGCACCGGGCGCGCGCGGGGTCCTTTGCTGCGCTCAGGATGACAGGCAAGAGCCTGAGCGGGAGGAAAGACGGCGCGGCAGTCGACGCGCCCAGCGCTCTAGATGATTCTTCCCCACCTGCTGTCCCGCATACGATGCGTCCGAGACGTCGGGCAGAAAACGGCAATCCGTTCTGGCGCAGCCTTCCTCCGAGTCTAGTTGAGCGCGTGGAGCAGGAAGCCCGTGAGGTACTCGCCTTCGGCGTGGCCGAGCAACACCGGATGGTCGGGGCCGGGGCCGAGCCGCTCGAGCAAACGCATCCGGCGCCCGGCGCGCGTCTCGGCCATCCGCACCGCGCGCAGGAAATCCTCGCCGCGAAAGTGCGACGAGCAGCTGAACGTCATCATGAAGCCGCCCGGCGCGAGCGCGCCGAGCGCGAGCGCGTTCAATTCGAGGTAAAGATGGGCGGCGCGGGCGGCGTCGGCGCGGCTGCGCGCGAGCGGCGGCGGGTCGAGCGCGATCAGGTCGAAGCGCTCCGTGTTGTGCCTGAGGAACTCGCCGGCCTCGCCGAGGACGAAGCGCACGCCGTCGGCCGGATGGGCGTTCAGTTCCACATTGCGCCGCGCCCACCCAAGCGCCCGCGCCGACGTATCCACCGCGACCATCGCGCCCGGCGCGAGCGCGGACTTTGCGCAGGCGGCCAGCGCGGCGAGCGTGAAGCCGCCCGCGTAGCAGCAGAGGTCGAGCACACGCGCGCCGTCGCGCACCAGCGCGGCGAAGCGCGTGCGGTTTTCGCGCTGGTCGAGAAAGTAGCCGGTTTTCTGGCCATGCGCGAGGTCAACCTCAAGCCGCACGCCATTCTCGCGCACGACGATTTCCTCGATCCGCTCGCCGGCCAGAACGCCGACATGATCGGCGAGCCCTTCCTGCCTGCGCACGGCGCCTTGGCTGCGCTCGATGATCGCGCGCGGGCCGAGCATCCGGCCAAGCTCGGCGACAATCTCGCGGCGCATCAGTTCGGCGCCCGCGGTCAGCAACTGGACGACGGCGATGTCGCCATAGCGATCGACGACCACGCCCGAAAGTCCGTCGCCGTCGCCGTTGACCATGCGGTAGCAGTCGGTGTCCGGGCCGATCACGCGCTTGCGCAGCGCGCCTGCGCGCTCAAGCCGCCATCGCACGATTTCATCGGGGCCGGGTTCGTCGTCCAACGCGAGCATGCGCACCGCGATCGTCGTGGACGGATTGTAGTAGCCGTGGCCGATCGTTGCACCGTCGGCGTCGCTGACCCAGACCCGCGCGCCGGGCTCGATCGCGGCCGGCTCGACGCGCTCGATCGCCTGAGAGAAGATCCACGGATTTCCGCCGCGCACCGGGCCTTCGCGCCCGCGCCTGAGAATCACCCGCCCGGCGGCCATCGGCGCATCAGCCGGCGGGCCAGCTCGGCTCGCCCGCCCGCTCGAAGACTCCGCTGCGCCCGCCCGACTTGCGGATCAGGCGAATCGCGTCGATCGTCATCGCGCGGTCGATAGCCTTGGCCATGTCGTAGATGGTGAGCGCGGCAGCGCTGGCGGCGACCAGCGCTTCCATCTCGACACCGGTGCGCGCGGCGGTGGCCGCGCGCGCCTGAATCTGGAGTGCGGAGCGCGCGTGGTCGGGATGAAACTCGACCTCGACCACTTCGAGCGCAATCTGATGGCAAAGCGGAATCAGCTCGTGCGTGCGCTTGGCCGCCATGATTCCGGCCAGGCGCGCGGCGGCGAGCGCCTCGCCCTTCTTGAGCCGGCCGCCGACGATCGCCTCCAGCGTCTCGGGGTGCATCCGCACCGCGCCGCGCGCGATCGCCTCGCGCCGCGTGACCGGCTTCTCTCCCACGTCGACCATGCGCATGCGGCCGCGGCGGTCGAGATGGGTAAGCGCGGCGGCGGTAGAGGCCGCGCCGCGCGTTGAGCGCTTGCGAGTGGGCGGCTTGCGTGGCATCGGCGGCGACGGCTAAGAGCTTATGTTGACGCGATGCGTCGCGGCAATAAAGCTGGAGCTTGTCCGCGCAGTTGCCCGCGGCGCGCGCATTCTCGCAAAGGCGGTTGCTAAGCACGGTTCATGGCAGACAAAACCCATCGCCTCGTAATTCTCGGCTCCGGCCCCGCCGGACTCACCGCGGCGCTCTACAGCGCGCGCGCCAATCTCGCGCCGCTGCTGATCGAGGGCGCCGAGCCCGGCGGCCAACTCACGATCACGACCGAGGTCGAGAACTACCCGGGCTTCGAGCACGGTATCCAGGGCCCGGAGCTGATGAACATCTTCCGGCGTCAGGCCGCGCGCTTTGGCACCGAGTTCGTGATGGGCGAGGTGACAGCCGCCGATCTCGGCAAGCGGCCGTTCGTGCTCAACGTGGACGGCAAGTCCGTCCGCGCTGACGCGCTCATCGTCGCCACCGGCGCCTCCGCCAAGCTTCTGGGACTGGAGTCGGAAAAGCGCCTGATGGGCTACGGGGTCAGCGCATGCGCGACCTGCGACGGCGCCTTCTTCAAGGGCAAGGAGGCGGTGGTGGTGGGCGGCGGCGACACCGCGATGGAGGAGGCGACGTTTCTGACCCGCTTCTGTACCAAGGTGACGATCATCCATCGGCGCAGCCAGCTTCGCGCCTCCAAGATCATGCAGGAGCGCGCGTTCAAAAACCCGCGCATCGCGTTCATCTGGGATTCGGTCGTCGAGGAGGTCTTCGGCGAGCAGAAGACCGGCGTCAGCGGAGTGCGCTTGCGCAACCTCAAGACCGGCGCGACGAGCGACTTCCGCACCGACGCGCTCTTCGTCGCGATCGGCCACCAGCCCAATACCCGGGTCTTCGCCGGCCAGCTCGACATGGATGAGGCCGGCTATATCAAGGTGCGTGCGGGCTCGACCCATACCAGCGTCGAGGGCGTCTTCGCCGCGGGCGATGTCGCCGACCGCGTCTATCGGCAGGCGGTGACTGCGGCGGGCACCGGATGCATGGCGGCGCTCGACGCCGAGCGCTGGCTGGAGGCGCGCGAGGCGGGCTGAGCCGTCTGCGCATGGGGGGGGCGGCGAATTTCGCGTCGGCGGCGGGCGGGAGCCGCGTCGGATGAACCCGGGGCGCAGGTTTCTCGCCGCGCTGGCGGGGATTGTCGTGCTCACGCTCGGCGGCACTGCCGGCTACATGGCGATCGAGCGCATGACGCCGCTCGATGCCCTCTACATGACCGTCATCACGATCTCCACCGTCGGCTATCACGAGGTGAAGCCGCTCGACACCAGCGGCCGGCTGTTCACGATGGCGCTCATCATTACCGGAGTCGGCGCCGCCTTCTACCTCTTTGCCGCGATTACCCAGTTCGTAGTCGAGGGCCAGCTGCGCGAGTTTCTCGGGAGGGCCGCGATGAAGCACAGGATCGATCAGCTCGAAGGCCACATCGTGATCTGCGGCTACGGACGGATGGGCCGGGTGGTGGCCGAGGAGATGGCGGCGGCGGGACTGCCGATGGTGGTGATCGAGCGCGACGCGGTGCGCGAGGCTGAGCTGCGCGAGGCCGAGCTCCTTTACGTCATCGGGTCGGCGCTCGAAGACCGCGTGCTTGAACAGGCGGGTGTGCGCCGCGCGCGCGCGATCGCGGTGGCCACCGCCTCCGACGCCGACAACGTTTACATCACGCTGTCGGCGCGCACGATGAACCCGACGATCCGGATCCTCGCGCGCGGCGAGTCGGAAGCCGGACTACAGCATCTGCGGATGGCCGGGGCGGACGTGGTAATCTCGGCTTATCAGTGGGCCGGGATGCGGCTGGCGGCGAGCATCCTGCGCCCGTCGGTGGTCGATTTCCTCGAGCTGTCGATTCCAGGGCGCGGGGCCGAGATCGATCTCGAAGAGGTGCGGGTGGCGGCCGGCAGCACGCTCATCGGCCAGCCGATCTCGGCGGTCGAACGCAGCGCGCCGCGCCTGCGGATAATCGCGCTCAAACGCGGCAACGAGCCGACCGCGCTGATTCCCGATCCTGCCACCCGCATCGCGGCCGGCGATTTCCTTGTCGCCATCGGCGACCGCGAAACCCTGCGCCGGCTCGCCTGACGACGGCGAACCTTTGAATCGCGCGTTTCATCCTGCCACAGTTTGCGCCATGGACGAGGCAGGACCGGCGGGGGGCGTTGCCAAGGCGACCGGCGGGTTGAAGGTGCCAACGGGGGAATTGGCTTCCGCCCCGGCGCGGCGCTGGCGGCGGATCGACGTTCGGCTCGCTGAGATCATCATCTTTCTAGTTGCGGTGGTCGGCGCGGTCGCGCTCGGCCTCGGCATTACCGACTACTTCCGCGACCATCCCTACATCTGTGCCTACCTTGTCGCCTACGTGGGCTTCCGCCTGGCCGATGTCCTCGTGCGCGAGGACTTCGAGCCGCCGCCCGACACCGCGGGGCTGTCGGGCTCGATTCTGCGCCAGTTGCCGGTGTTGCTGGCGTTCGCGGCCGCGCCCTTCGAGCGCACCTATCTCTATGGTTCGGAGCCCGCGCACTGGGTGCAGGCGTTGGGATTCCTGCTCGAACTGCTGGGGCTTTGGCTTGCGCTCGGCGCGCGCATCCAGCTCGGCTTTTTCAGTTCGG comes from the Candidatus Binataceae bacterium genome and includes:
- a CDS encoding twin-arginine translocase TatA/TatE family subunit, whose product is MDIFAPSHLLILLVIILIIFGPSKLGDVGGALGKAIKDFKRAMNEPDAQTPQAQKSAEAKPPTEANPAKPA
- a CDS encoding class I SAM-dependent rRNA methyltransferase: MAAGRVILRRGREGPVRGGNPWIFSQAIERVEPAAIEPGARVWVSDADGATIGHGYYNPSTTIAVRMLALDDEPGPDEIVRWRLERAGALRKRVIGPDTDCYRMVNGDGDGLSGVVVDRYGDIAVVQLLTAGAELMRREIVAELGRMLGPRAIIERSQGAVRRQEGLADHVGVLAGERIEEIVVRENGVRLEVDLAHGQKTGYFLDQRENRTRFAALVRDGARVLDLCCYAGGFTLAALAACAKSALAPGAMVAVDTSARALGWARRNVELNAHPADGVRFVLGEAGEFLRHNTERFDLIALDPPPLARSRADAARAAHLYLELNALALGALAPGGFMMTFSCSSHFRGEDFLRAVRMAETRAGRRMRLLERLGPGPDHPVLLGHAEGEYLTGFLLHALN
- the moaC gene encoding cyclic pyranopterin monophosphate synthase MoaC, giving the protein MPRKPPTRKRSTRGAASTAAALTHLDRRGRMRMVDVGEKPVTRREAIARGAVRMHPETLEAIVGGRLKKGEALAAARLAGIMAAKRTHELIPLCHQIALEVVEVEFHPDHARSALQIQARAATAARTGVEMEALVAASAAALTIYDMAKAIDRAMTIDAIRLIRKSGGRSGVFERAGEPSWPAG
- the trxB gene encoding thioredoxin-disulfide reductase — encoded protein: MADKTHRLVILGSGPAGLTAALYSARANLAPLLIEGAEPGGQLTITTEVENYPGFEHGIQGPELMNIFRRQAARFGTEFVMGEVTAADLGKRPFVLNVDGKSVRADALIVATGASAKLLGLESEKRLMGYGVSACATCDGAFFKGKEAVVVGGGDTAMEEATFLTRFCTKVTIIHRRSQLRASKIMQERAFKNPRIAFIWDSVVEEVFGEQKTGVSGVRLRNLKTGATSDFRTDALFVAIGHQPNTRVFAGQLDMDEAGYIKVRAGSTHTSVEGVFAAGDVADRVYRQAVTAAGTGCMAALDAERWLEAREAG
- a CDS encoding potassium channel protein codes for the protein MNPGRRFLAALAGIVVLTLGGTAGYMAIERMTPLDALYMTVITISTVGYHEVKPLDTSGRLFTMALIITGVGAAFYLFAAITQFVVEGQLREFLGRAAMKHRIDQLEGHIVICGYGRMGRVVAEEMAAAGLPMVVIERDAVREAELREAELLYVIGSALEDRVLEQAGVRRARAIAVATASDADNVYITLSARTMNPTIRILARGESEAGLQHLRMAGADVVISAYQWAGMRLAASILRPSVVDFLELSIPGRGAEIDLEEVRVAAGSTLIGQPISAVERSAPRLRIIALKRGNEPTALIPDPATRIAAGDFLVAIGDRETLRRLA
- a CDS encoding isoprenylcysteine carboxylmethyltransferase family protein gives rise to the protein MDEAGPAGGVAKATGGLKVPTGELASAPARRWRRIDVRLAEIIIFLVAVVGAVALGLGITDYFRDHPYICAYLVAYVGFRLADVLVREDFEPPPDTAGLSGSILRQLPVLLAFAAAPFERTYLYGSEPAHWVQALGFLLELLGLWLALGARIQLGFFSSAPTPGAPATLVRNGLYRYVRHPIYLGEFLVVFAWSFECGAPIAALITIVVGALMGRRRIAVEEAEMLAQFGEEYAQYMRETDAFIPNVW